A single Uloborus diversus isolate 005 chromosome 7, Udiv.v.3.1, whole genome shotgun sequence DNA region contains:
- the LOC129226000 gene encoding SH3 domain-binding protein 5 homolog gives MDDCEAVDPRVKDQLEYLNSYTDEINSLELQLDDANATFRNTLSEYSQRLKLIAKKLGKCVQIARPYYEAEEASQAAKVECEEAAIRFHRACGVHKETRETIAMAEKKFNSNKEDYEFDAAWQEMLNRETIKLMNAEALKKESEQEHKRTTQTFAAAVQKVKVLEQKLKKDIVKSRSYFEQKKVFLKVLQDLKNRVESLQKAVMDSKASYATCLHNLEMISSEIHERRKMNLPPREPGVGAEWDAKLNSEISIHPPLPLLQQWETDSQKTDTLSSTTEADIASDLEHLCQDISLEPNFRLPIQHSLKNLMPELHTEICDDSCANTSGSGDLPLPSNAMPSSTPSTSGDFCEDTFQEVDLSS, from the exons GATGCAAATGCAACTTTTCGGAATACTTTGAGTGAATACAGTCAAAGATTGAAGCTGATTGCTAAAAAATTAGGCAAATGTGTTCAGATTGCAAGGCCTTATTATGAAGCAGAAGAAGCAAGCCAAGCT GCGAAAGTTGAGTGTGAAGAGGCTGCTATTCGATTCCATAGAGCTTGTGGTGTACACAAAGAAACCAGGGAGACCATTGCTATGGCCGAAAAGAAATTTAACTCAAATAAAGAAGACTATGAATTTGATGCTGCTTGGCAAGAGATGTTAAATAGGGAAACTATAAAA TTAATGAATGCAGAAGCCTTGAAAAAGGAAAGTGAACAAGAGCATAAAAGAACCACCCAAACCTTTGCTGCTGCTGTTCAGAAAGTTAAAGTGTTGGAACAAAAGCTTAAAAAAGACATTGTGAAATCaag gtCGTATTTTGAGCAAAAGAAAGTGTTTCTCAAAGTATTACAA GATCTGAAAAACAGGGTTGAGTCTTTGCAGAAAGCTGTAATGGATTCTAAAGCATCTTATGCTACATGTCTTCATAATTTAGAGATGATTTCGAGTGAAATTCATGAgaggagaaaaatgaatttacctCCGAGGGAGCCTGGTGTTGGTGCAGAGTGGGATGCTAAACTCAATTCTGAAATTT caaTCCATCCTCCTTTGCCATTACTTCAACAATGGGAAACTGATAGTCAGAAAACTGATACTCTATCCTCTACTACTGAAGCAGATATTGCTTCTGATTTGGAACATTTGTGTCAGGATATATCATTGGAACCAA aCTTCAGGCTTCCAATTCAGCACAGTCTCAAAAATCTTATGCCAGAATTACACACTGAAATATGTGATGATTCATGTGCCAATACCAGCGGGTCTGGTGATTTACCTCTGCCATCCAATGCCATGCCGTCCTCCACACCTTCTACTTCTGGagatttttgtgaagatacttttCAAGAAGTGGATTTAAGTTCATAA